A genomic region of Larus michahellis chromosome 25, bLarMic1.1, whole genome shotgun sequence contains the following coding sequences:
- the EVI5L gene encoding EVI5-like protein isoform X3 translates to MASPAVSPDSSSHEALSSVNSAPACSPTSDSENLSPDELELLAKLEEQNRLLEADSKSMRSMNGSRRNSGSSLVSSSSASSNLSHLEEDTWILWGRIVNEWDEWRKKKEKLLKELIRKGIPHHFRAIVWQLLCSATDMPVKNQYSELLKMSSPCEKLIRRDIARTYPEHEFFKGQDSLGQEVLFNVMKAYSLVDREVGYCQGSAFIVGLLLMQMPEEEAFCVFVRLMQEYRLRELFKPSMAELGLCIYQFEYMLQEQLPELNIHFRSQSFLTSMYASSWFLTLFLTTFPLPVATRVFDIFMYEGLEIVFRVGMALLQFNQAELVQLDMEGMSQYFQKVIPHQFDSCPDKLILRAFQVKYNPKKMKRLEKEYAAIKNKEMEEQIEIKRLRTENRLLKQRIETLEKGQVTRAQEAEENYIIKRELAVVKQRCTSATENLQRAQTTIRQLQDQQGNPRFSEEFVTHLETELEQSRLRESETLGALKEMQDKVLDMEKRNSLLPDEDNVVRLQEELQALALREAEAVKSLTELQQQVKDLSDSWQAGRAGGRWKDSPQRSNANALQEAVVAARLREAQAQAELRALRQRVLQLETQGQIQRTVLGRAEQTCAGLREQLRLAAAQSKGLQAQLSESHRKHAEAQCKSKEEVMAVRLREADSMAALAEMRQRVAELEIQREEGMIQGQLNHSDAAQYIRQLKDHIDELKAEIRLLRGPLAFGAVGLGTRLGDEDSLGSSDEELPPFALTHGDIGDLGDMGDSSDSETEGAPTAP, encoded by the exons ATGGCGTCGCCGGCCGTCAGCCCCGATTCATCCTCCCACGAAGCCCTTTCCTCCGTCAACTCAGCCCCGGCCTGTTCGCCCACCTCCGACTCGGAAAACCTCAGCCCCGACGAACTGGAGCTACTGGCGAAACTAGAGGAGCAAAATCG GCTACTGGAGGCCGACTCCAAGTCAATGCGCTCCATGAACGGCTCGCGAAGGAACAGCGGCTCCTCCTTGGTCTCCAGCTCCTCGGcctcttccaacctcagccaccTCGAGGAGGACACCTGGATCCTCTGGGGCCGGATCGTCAATGAGTGGGACGAGTGgcggaagaagaaggagaagctTCTAAAG GAGCTCATCCGCAAAGGGATTCCCCACCACTTCCGTGCCATTGTCTGGCAGTTGCTCTGCAGTGCCACCGACATGCCCGTCAAAAACCAGTACTCGGAGCTACTCAAGATGTCCTCGCCCTGCGAGAAGCTCATCCGACGGGATATCGCCCGCACCTACCCGGAGCATGAGTTCTTCAAGGGACAGGACAGCCTGGGCCAGGAGGTGCTCTTCAACGTCATGAAG gccTATTCGCTGGTGGACCGAGAGGTCGGATACTGCCAGGGTAGTGCCTTCATCGTGGGACTGCTGCTCATGCAG ATGCCCGAGGAAGAGGCCTTCTGTGTGTTCGTGAGGTTGATGCAGGAATATCGCTTACGGGAGCTCTTCAAACCCAGCATGGCTGAACTGGGGCTCTGCATCTACCAGTTTGAGTACATGCTGCAG GAGCAGCTGCCGGAGCTGAACATCCACTTCCGCTCACAGAGCTTCCTCACCTCCATGTACGCCTCGTCCTGGTTCCTCACCCTCTTCCTCACCACCTTCCCTCTTCCTGTGGCCACGCGCGTCTTTGACATCTTCATGTACGAG GGCCTCGAGATTGTCTTCCGCGTGGGGATGGCGCTGCTGCAGTTCAACCAGGCTGAGCTAGTCCAGCTCGACATGGAGGGCATGTCCCAG TATTTCCAGAAGGTGATCCCTCACCAGTTTGACAGTTGCCCTGACAAGCTCATCCTCAGGGCCTTCCAGGTCAAGTACAACCCCAAGAAGATGAAGAG GCTGGAGAAGGAATACGCTGCCATCAAGAACAAAGAGATGGAGGAGCAGATCGAGATCAAG CGCCTCCGCACGGAGAACCGCCTGCTGAAACAGCGCATTGAAACCCTGGAGAAG ggccaggtGACACGGgcgcaggaggcagaggagaacTACATCATCAAGCGGGAGCTGGCGGTGGTGAAGCAGCGCTGCACCTCGGCCACCGAGAACCTGCAGCGCGCCCAGACCACCATCCGTCAGCTGCAGGACCAGCAG GGGAACCCACGCTTCAGCGAGGAGTTTGTCACCCACCTGGAGACAGAGCTGGAGCAGTCGCGGCTGCGGGAGAGCGAGACCCTGGGTGCCCTCAAGGAGATGCAGGATAAAGTCCTCGACATGGAGAAG aggAACAGCCTGCTGCCGGACGAGGACAACGTGGtgcggctgcaggaggagctgcaggcgCTGGCGCTGCGCGAGGCCGAGGCCGTCAAGTCACTGacggagctgcagcagcaggtgaAGGACCTCAGTGACAGCTGGCAG GctggccgggcgggcgggcgctggaAGGATTCCCCGCAGCGGAGCAACGCCAACGCGCTGCAGGAGGCCGTGGTGGCCGCACGGCTACGGGAGGCCCAGGCCCAGGCTGAGCTGCGGGCGCTGCGCCAGcgggtgctgcagctggagacaCAG GGCCAGATCCAGCGCACGGTGCTGGGCCGGGCGGAGCAGACGTgcgcggggctgcgggagcagctgcGGCTGGCGGCGGCGCAGAGCAAGGGGCTGCAGGCGCAGCTCAGTGAGAGCCACCGCAAACACGCCGAGGCCCAGTGCAAG AGCAAGGAGGAGGTGATGGCGGTGCGCCTGCGGGAAGCCGACAGCATGGCAGCCCTGGCCGAGATGCGACAGCGCGTCGCTGAGCTGGAGATCCAG agggaggaggggatgATCCAGGGGCAGCTCAACCACTCAGACGCCGCCCAGTACATCCGCCAGCTCAAGGACCACATCGACGAGCTCAAGGCCGAG aTCCGGCTGCTGCGGGGGCCACTGGCCTTtggggcggtggggctggggacacgccTGGGGGACGAGGACTCTCTGGGTTCCTCCGACGAGGAGCTGCCACCCTTCGCCCTGACccacggggacatcggggacctcggggacatgggggacagcaGCGACAGCGAGACCGAGGGGGCACCCACGGCACCGTGA
- the EVI5L gene encoding EVI5-like protein isoform X6, producing the protein MRSMNGSRRNSGSSLVSSSSASSNLSHLEEDTWILWGRIVNEWDEWRKKKEKLLKELIRKGIPHHFRAIVWQLLCSATDMPVKNQYSELLKMSSPCEKLIRRDIARTYPEHEFFKGQDSLGQEVLFNVMKAYSLVDREVGYCQGSAFIVGLLLMQMPEEEAFCVFVRLMQEYRLRELFKPSMAELGLCIYQFEYMLQEQLPELNIHFRSQSFLTSMYASSWFLTLFLTTFPLPVATRVFDIFMYEGLEIVFRVGMALLQFNQAELVQLDMEGMSQYFQKVIPHQFDSCPDKLILRAFQVKYNPKKMKRLEKEYAAIKNKEMEEQIEIKRLRTENRLLKQRIETLEKESAALADRLIQGQVTRAQEAEENYIIKRELAVVKQRCTSATENLQRAQTTIRQLQDQQGNPRFSEEFVTHLETELEQSRLRESETLGALKEMQDKVLDMEKRNSLLPDEDNVVRLQEELQALALREAEAVKSLTELQQQVKDLSDSWQAGRAGGRWKDSPQRSNANALQEAVVAARLREAQAQAELRALRQRVLQLETQGQIQRTVLGRAEQTCAGLREQLRLAAAQSKGLQAQLSESHRKHAEAQCKSKEEVMAVRLREADSMAALAEMRQRVAELEIQREEGMIQGQLNHSDAAQYIRQLKDHIDELKAEIRLLRGPLAFGAVGLGTRLGDEDSLGSSDEELPPFALTHGDIGDLGDMGDSSDSETEGAPTAP; encoded by the exons ATGCGCTCCATGAACGGCTCGCGAAGGAACAGCGGCTCCTCCTTGGTCTCCAGCTCCTCGGcctcttccaacctcagccaccTCGAGGAGGACACCTGGATCCTCTGGGGCCGGATCGTCAATGAGTGGGACGAGTGgcggaagaagaaggagaagctTCTAAAG GAGCTCATCCGCAAAGGGATTCCCCACCACTTCCGTGCCATTGTCTGGCAGTTGCTCTGCAGTGCCACCGACATGCCCGTCAAAAACCAGTACTCGGAGCTACTCAAGATGTCCTCGCCCTGCGAGAAGCTCATCCGACGGGATATCGCCCGCACCTACCCGGAGCATGAGTTCTTCAAGGGACAGGACAGCCTGGGCCAGGAGGTGCTCTTCAACGTCATGAAG gccTATTCGCTGGTGGACCGAGAGGTCGGATACTGCCAGGGTAGTGCCTTCATCGTGGGACTGCTGCTCATGCAG ATGCCCGAGGAAGAGGCCTTCTGTGTGTTCGTGAGGTTGATGCAGGAATATCGCTTACGGGAGCTCTTCAAACCCAGCATGGCTGAACTGGGGCTCTGCATCTACCAGTTTGAGTACATGCTGCAG GAGCAGCTGCCGGAGCTGAACATCCACTTCCGCTCACAGAGCTTCCTCACCTCCATGTACGCCTCGTCCTGGTTCCTCACCCTCTTCCTCACCACCTTCCCTCTTCCTGTGGCCACGCGCGTCTTTGACATCTTCATGTACGAG GGCCTCGAGATTGTCTTCCGCGTGGGGATGGCGCTGCTGCAGTTCAACCAGGCTGAGCTAGTCCAGCTCGACATGGAGGGCATGTCCCAG TATTTCCAGAAGGTGATCCCTCACCAGTTTGACAGTTGCCCTGACAAGCTCATCCTCAGGGCCTTCCAGGTCAAGTACAACCCCAAGAAGATGAAGAG GCTGGAGAAGGAATACGCTGCCATCAAGAACAAAGAGATGGAGGAGCAGATCGAGATCAAG CGCCTCCGCACGGAGAACCGCCTGCTGAAACAGCGCATTGAAACCCTGGAGAAG GAGAGCGCGGCTCTCGCCGACAGGCTCATCCAG ggccaggtGACACGGgcgcaggaggcagaggagaacTACATCATCAAGCGGGAGCTGGCGGTGGTGAAGCAGCGCTGCACCTCGGCCACCGAGAACCTGCAGCGCGCCCAGACCACCATCCGTCAGCTGCAGGACCAGCAG GGGAACCCACGCTTCAGCGAGGAGTTTGTCACCCACCTGGAGACAGAGCTGGAGCAGTCGCGGCTGCGGGAGAGCGAGACCCTGGGTGCCCTCAAGGAGATGCAGGATAAAGTCCTCGACATGGAGAAG aggAACAGCCTGCTGCCGGACGAGGACAACGTGGtgcggctgcaggaggagctgcaggcgCTGGCGCTGCGCGAGGCCGAGGCCGTCAAGTCACTGacggagctgcagcagcaggtgaAGGACCTCAGTGACAGCTGGCAG GctggccgggcgggcgggcgctggaAGGATTCCCCGCAGCGGAGCAACGCCAACGCGCTGCAGGAGGCCGTGGTGGCCGCACGGCTACGGGAGGCCCAGGCCCAGGCTGAGCTGCGGGCGCTGCGCCAGcgggtgctgcagctggagacaCAG GGCCAGATCCAGCGCACGGTGCTGGGCCGGGCGGAGCAGACGTgcgcggggctgcgggagcagctgcGGCTGGCGGCGGCGCAGAGCAAGGGGCTGCAGGCGCAGCTCAGTGAGAGCCACCGCAAACACGCCGAGGCCCAGTGCAAG AGCAAGGAGGAGGTGATGGCGGTGCGCCTGCGGGAAGCCGACAGCATGGCAGCCCTGGCCGAGATGCGACAGCGCGTCGCTGAGCTGGAGATCCAG agggaggaggggatgATCCAGGGGCAGCTCAACCACTCAGACGCCGCCCAGTACATCCGCCAGCTCAAGGACCACATCGACGAGCTCAAGGCCGAG aTCCGGCTGCTGCGGGGGCCACTGGCCTTtggggcggtggggctggggacacgccTGGGGGACGAGGACTCTCTGGGTTCCTCCGACGAGGAGCTGCCACCCTTCGCCCTGACccacggggacatcggggacctcggggacatgggggacagcaGCGACAGCGAGACCGAGGGGGCACCCACGGCACCGTGA